A window from Bdellovibrionales bacterium encodes these proteins:
- a CDS encoding flagellar hook assembly protein FlgD, translated as MGTMGVKLGTKAFGDIQGTTPTAEMNNQTRNLSVGDQQKAFGDGNANVGDMLNKLADPNYVDPAKKMRTVGNDKLDKDAFFKLMIAQMKNQDPTNPLKSHEMAAQLANFSGLEQMQNMNATLSEMKNGMKPQENYQALNLIGKAVAGDSSKVTRNMNDKDHDFKFNLPMDATDVNIKVYNAEGEVVRSYDMKGLKKGENKISWNGQNDKGQNQNPGDYRFAIEAKQGEKKIAVKTDFDGIITGINYTPEGPVLMVGNQSIKMRDVRKITDPSLMSNDQKVTDVTAQDLKKDAPTEETKKEASKESANKAAPSVAANTAAPMKSNIMDNVGLSREMMAKLTKEMK; from the coding sequence ATGGGTACAATGGGAGTGAAATTAGGAACGAAAGCATTTGGTGACATCCAAGGGACGACACCGACTGCTGAGATGAATAATCAGACTCGTAATTTATCTGTCGGTGACCAACAAAAAGCCTTTGGTGATGGAAATGCGAATGTCGGCGACATGCTCAACAAATTGGCGGATCCAAATTATGTGGATCCCGCTAAAAAAATGAGAACTGTCGGTAATGACAAATTGGATAAAGATGCATTTTTTAAATTGATGATTGCCCAGATGAAGAATCAGGATCCGACGAATCCATTGAAGAGCCATGAGATGGCGGCGCAATTGGCGAATTTCTCTGGTCTCGAGCAAATGCAGAATATGAATGCAACATTGAGCGAGATGAAAAACGGCATGAAGCCGCAAGAGAACTATCAAGCGTTGAATCTTATTGGTAAAGCGGTGGCAGGGGATTCTTCGAAAGTCACTCGCAATATGAATGATAAAGACCACGATTTCAAATTCAATCTTCCGATGGACGCGACGGATGTAAATATCAAAGTGTACAACGCTGAAGGTGAAGTGGTTCGCTCTTACGACATGAAGGGCCTCAAGAAAGGTGAGAACAAAATTTCTTGGAATGGTCAGAATGATAAAGGGCAGAATCAAAATCCTGGTGACTATCGTTTTGCGATTGAAGCGAAGCAAGGCGAAAAGAAGATTGCAGTGAAAACGGACTTCGATGGAATCATCACTGGCATCAATTATACGCCTGAAGGCCCGGTACTAATGGTCGGGAATCAGTCGATTAAAATGCGCGACGTTCGTAAGATTACAGACCCAAGCCTTATGAGTAACGACCAGAAAGTGACAGATGTTACTGCACAGGACTTGAAGAAAGACGCTCCAACAGAAGAAACTAAAAAAGAGGCAAGTAAAGAGTCTGCGAACAAAGCAGCTCCTTCTGTTGCAGCTAACACAGCCGCACCGATGAAGAGCAACATCATGGATAATGTTGGGCTCTCCAGAGAGATGATGGCGAAGCTAACGAAGGAGATGAAGTAA
- a CDS encoding flagellar hook-length control protein FliK, whose amino-acid sequence MLPSIVGPPLKGVADFKAPEENAKATTLRDEKKAGSDSFGQVLSAKAAPVQPKAKDRGEKVPMRERTPLKADKADTAERPQRAERRESDEKVEKVTATKDNGVQKKSKGKSDRENAILNFMDSFESEFGVPPTKIVEAMANLKANDQAESPETTADQVIGQLDLDDQQEDQAKSMYMGLLAQLALIDKQPQQAMPLPKPDGQAERMFGGATSTMGLSHDRFASAQDKRSALNQSLDSMNQKFWMKGGAADHAATGMDTPLADKLAQMSLQDKIMQPQGLQIDESLMNQRLQQPIAGLQNPAAQNMTEASEGESSPEAALAALVAAARAAKGSAEMKDMASEFEDTSSAEASTAPSIENAHGKMPMKADAMSVDGASQNQAKGFEFGKNPQQNMQGDGHPSAAHTAKGELQAKTKSAEKADFKQTLGLEGLQSQQAPLKQEALVGGAAVAGAQAAPMPTKTENEANIKQLMNQAQYLIKRGGGEMNVEMTPEGLGKINMKVLVQDGKVNVQMAADTQEAKKTLESGLSDLKNSLAAHKLSMDHVKIDVVGNTNTDNSAQNQMNQNNPGSREQTRQFWNNFGDNFGSGNQDRSSFADIPSLRGYPRPRSDKGIEPVETASVNKYAAAGKGKGLNLVA is encoded by the coding sequence TTGTTACCATCAATTGTCGGACCCCCCTTAAAGGGTGTCGCCGACTTCAAGGCTCCTGAGGAGAACGCGAAAGCGACAACCTTACGAGACGAGAAGAAAGCCGGGTCTGATTCCTTTGGCCAAGTGCTGAGCGCAAAAGCAGCACCGGTTCAACCGAAAGCCAAAGACCGGGGCGAGAAAGTTCCGATGCGCGAAAGAACTCCACTCAAAGCCGACAAAGCAGATACGGCGGAGAGACCACAGAGAGCTGAGCGACGAGAATCAGATGAGAAGGTCGAAAAAGTAACGGCGACAAAAGATAACGGGGTACAAAAGAAAAGCAAAGGCAAGAGCGACCGAGAAAATGCGATACTGAACTTCATGGACTCTTTCGAGAGTGAATTCGGTGTCCCTCCCACAAAGATCGTGGAGGCGATGGCAAATCTCAAAGCGAATGACCAAGCGGAATCCCCAGAGACTACAGCAGACCAAGTGATTGGTCAGTTGGATTTGGATGATCAACAAGAAGATCAGGCCAAGTCTATGTATATGGGTTTGCTTGCTCAGCTGGCTCTTATCGATAAACAACCTCAGCAGGCGATGCCTTTGCCGAAGCCAGATGGCCAAGCAGAGCGCATGTTCGGCGGAGCGACGTCCACCATGGGGCTTTCGCACGACCGTTTTGCGTCGGCTCAGGATAAGCGAAGTGCTTTGAATCAGTCCCTTGATAGCATGAATCAGAAGTTTTGGATGAAGGGTGGAGCCGCAGACCATGCCGCTACTGGTATGGATACGCCACTCGCAGACAAGCTTGCGCAGATGAGTCTTCAGGACAAGATCATGCAGCCGCAAGGTTTGCAGATCGATGAGAGCCTGATGAATCAGCGTCTTCAACAGCCGATCGCGGGATTGCAAAATCCAGCGGCGCAGAACATGACTGAAGCCAGTGAGGGCGAAAGCTCTCCAGAAGCGGCTTTGGCGGCTCTGGTTGCGGCGGCTCGTGCAGCCAAGGGAAGTGCTGAGATGAAGGATATGGCTTCAGAATTTGAAGACACATCTAGCGCCGAGGCAAGCACTGCTCCAAGCATTGAAAATGCTCATGGCAAGATGCCGATGAAGGCGGATGCAATGAGTGTCGACGGGGCTTCGCAAAACCAAGCCAAGGGTTTTGAGTTTGGCAAGAACCCTCAGCAGAATATGCAAGGCGATGGTCATCCGTCAGCGGCACATACTGCAAAGGGTGAACTCCAAGCAAAAACCAAATCCGCAGAGAAAGCAGACTTTAAGCAAACTCTCGGACTGGAAGGACTTCAATCTCAGCAAGCTCCATTGAAGCAAGAGGCTTTAGTGGGTGGTGCTGCAGTGGCAGGGGCGCAAGCAGCTCCGATGCCGACGAAAACGGAGAATGAAGCCAACATCAAGCAGTTGATGAATCAAGCCCAATACCTCATTAAAAGAGGTGGCGGCGAGATGAACGTCGAGATGACTCCAGAAGGTTTGGGCAAGATCAATATGAAAGTCTTGGTCCAAGACGGCAAGGTGAACGTTCAGATGGCAGCGGATACTCAAGAGGCTAAGAAAACTCTTGAAAGCGGCCTCTCTGATCTGAAAAACAGCTTGGCGGCTCACAAACTTTCGATGGATCATGTTAAGATAGATGTTGTGGGTAATACAAATACCGACAACAGTGCGCAAAACCAGATGAATCAGAACAATCCTGGTTCGCGAGAGCAAACTCGTCAGTTCTGGAATAATTTCGGAGATAACTTCGGCTCGGGCAACCAAGACCGCAGTTCATTCGCAGATATTCCAAGCTTGAGAGGTTATCCGCGTCCACGTTCTGATAAGGGCATCGAACCTGTTGAAACTGCGAGCGTCAATAAATACGCGGCCGCAGGCAAAGGTAAGGGCTTGAATCTGGTAGCATAA
- a CDS encoding Cache 3/Cache 2 fusion domain-containing protein — MKNKIGLKKQLVFGFTLIALLVTSLSGLISFYVSSNIVTTATMSDLSHLLSGTESAIQISNQENIERQKVLMDYWLPHVKKNLDLTSEEKHSVTITNQVTSTSKTAVVSRWFYMGKDLESHQELASQISQETGSAISFMMLLPEGLLRVATSVTRPDGSRTSGTYIPADSEVYKSIAANKMYTGRAKVVGSWYVTTYEPLVKDGKVVGAFFIGTPDTASSKVKDYLHAQKLLETGYFYILDSKGNFVLHPTKTGENMLDKTDLEGRYIFREILEKKNGSIEYEWLNAETGRAQKKLAVFRYYPELDWVVAASVNKAEVEAPVTRLAWFLLLLTIVSVLTMLLCSWIFGHKIVSKLHSISLGLSESAKEVQGSLLQLSSAGNSLSQSASSAAASLEETVASLEEVSSMVETNAQNAKNAANLSAEASSLAHKGEGEIKELYASIQEMAKSSKRIQNINDVIDDIAFQTNLLALNAAVEAARAGEQGKGFAVVADAVRSLAQRSANSAKEISELIHQITTQMTQGTQIADRSSDSLKQIVEAVQKVSQINNEIASASDEQATGIQEINKAMNQLDGSSQENAAAAEEIAATSEDIKIQNHKVESNVRDLESYMLGSKNNAA, encoded by the coding sequence ATGAAAAACAAAATCGGCTTGAAGAAACAACTTGTCTTTGGTTTTACTCTTATTGCATTACTGGTCACAAGTCTTAGTGGCCTTATCAGTTTCTACGTGAGTTCAAATATTGTCACGACCGCCACAATGTCTGATCTTTCACACCTGCTTTCAGGTACAGAATCTGCAATACAAATTTCAAATCAAGAAAATATAGAAAGGCAGAAAGTCCTTATGGACTACTGGCTTCCACACGTTAAAAAGAATTTGGATTTAACCTCTGAAGAAAAGCACTCCGTCACCATCACCAATCAAGTGACATCAACTAGTAAGACGGCTGTGGTTTCACGTTGGTTCTACATGGGAAAAGACCTCGAAAGCCATCAAGAGCTTGCGTCTCAGATTTCCCAAGAAACCGGAAGCGCGATCAGCTTTATGATGCTCCTTCCTGAAGGACTACTCAGAGTTGCTACGAGCGTAACCAGACCCGATGGTTCACGCACAAGTGGCACCTATATTCCCGCTGATTCAGAGGTCTATAAGTCGATTGCCGCGAATAAGATGTATACAGGGCGAGCTAAAGTTGTCGGATCCTGGTATGTCACAACATATGAACCTCTTGTAAAAGACGGAAAAGTGGTCGGAGCTTTCTTTATTGGCACGCCAGACACTGCTTCTAGCAAAGTAAAAGATTATCTCCATGCCCAAAAGCTTCTGGAAACTGGCTACTTCTATATTTTGGACTCCAAAGGCAACTTCGTTTTGCATCCTACTAAAACTGGCGAGAATATGCTGGACAAGACAGATCTCGAAGGACGCTATATTTTCAGAGAGATTCTCGAAAAGAAAAATGGAAGTATCGAGTATGAATGGCTCAATGCCGAGACAGGCAGAGCTCAAAAAAAACTGGCGGTGTTCAGATACTATCCTGAGCTCGACTGGGTTGTCGCGGCAAGCGTCAACAAGGCTGAGGTAGAGGCGCCGGTAACTCGCTTAGCGTGGTTCCTTTTGCTCCTGACAATCGTCTCCGTCCTCACGATGCTGTTGTGTTCATGGATTTTCGGTCACAAAATTGTCAGCAAACTTCATTCTATCAGCCTGGGTCTTTCAGAAAGCGCAAAAGAGGTTCAAGGCTCGCTTTTACAGCTTTCCTCTGCAGGAAACTCACTTTCACAATCGGCAAGCAGTGCAGCCGCTTCGCTCGAAGAAACTGTAGCTTCACTCGAAGAAGTAAGTTCTATGGTCGAAACGAACGCACAGAATGCTAAGAATGCCGCGAATCTATCGGCTGAAGCCTCCAGCCTTGCGCATAAGGGAGAAGGTGAAATTAAAGAACTTTATGCTTCTATTCAGGAAATGGCTAAATCTTCAAAGCGAATTCAGAATATTAATGACGTCATCGATGATATCGCCTTCCAAACGAATTTGTTGGCATTGAATGCAGCTGTAGAAGCGGCCCGCGCAGGCGAACAGGGAAAAGGCTTTGCTGTTGTTGCTGATGCTGTGAGATCTCTCGCACAACGAAGCGCCAACTCTGCGAAAGAGATTTCAGAGTTAATACACCAGATAACAACTCAGATGACTCAAGGGACTCAAATAGCAGATCGCTCAAGCGACTCTCTGAAGCAAATTGTAGAAGCCGTCCAAAAGGTGTCTCAAATAAACAATGAAATCGCCAGTGCAAGTGATGAACAAGCCACAGGTATTCAGGAAATCAATAAAGCCATGAATCAGCTAGACGGTTCATCTCAGGAAAATGCGGCGGCAGCTGAAGAAATTGCTGCCACCAGTGAAGATATCAAAATTCAGAATCATAAAGTTGAGAGCAATGTCAGAGATCTGGAGTCTTACATGCTTGGCTCAAAAAACAACGCTGCCTAA
- the fliJ gene encoding flagellar export protein FliJ: MKFKFPLQKVLDHRKTKENLAQKDFQIAMNDLVELESQLQRLEEALHGSHQRAGLLHGQGGAQGPALSQINEFQRGQKVLIQRQHGKIEEQKKVVEEKRELLKQAAVETKIISKFKEKKLTEFREAEEKEEQKQMDEQSILRYRSPERREG, encoded by the coding sequence ATGAAATTCAAATTCCCGCTGCAGAAAGTTTTAGATCATCGCAAGACCAAGGAAAACTTGGCTCAGAAAGATTTTCAGATTGCGATGAACGATCTTGTGGAGCTGGAAAGCCAACTTCAACGCCTCGAAGAGGCTTTGCACGGCTCGCATCAACGAGCAGGATTGCTCCATGGACAGGGCGGGGCTCAGGGGCCGGCCTTGTCACAAATCAATGAGTTCCAAAGGGGACAAAAGGTCCTTATCCAGCGCCAGCACGGGAAAATCGAGGAACAGAAAAAGGTCGTCGAAGAAAAGCGCGAGCTCTTAAAGCAGGCGGCGGTCGAGACGAAAATCATTAGTAAATTCAAAGAAAAGAAGCTCACCGAGTTCCGCGAAGCCGAGGAAAAGGAAGAGCAGAAGCAGATGGATGAACAGAGCATCCTGCGCTACAGGTCTCCGGAACGCCGCGAAGGCTAA
- a CDS encoding FliI/YscN family ATPase, whose amino-acid sequence MSAYELNLEKYSDLLSTVHLTKDSGKVTEVNGMIIKGYLPGASVGSICEITPSGLERSFLAEVVGFKDKHVLMMPLSDMRGVALGSKIVLARQIATVKAGDELLGRVVDGLGRPLDQLGELENFKEVPLYNEVRNPLERSPIRKPLDVGVRAINGLLTTGQGQRIAIMAGSGVGKSVLLGMMARYTTADVNVIALIGERGREVREFIEHDLGPEGMKKSIVVCVTSDQSPLLRMRGAFVATAIAEYFSAKGKNVLLMMDSVTRFAMAQREIGLSTGEPPSSKGYTPSVFSTLPKLLERAGSFEGEGSITGFYTTLVDGDDMNDPIGDAVRSIVDGHIVLSRSIAQKGHFPAIDVLQSASRVMRNVSSPEHVKMAQKMREILATYREAEDLINIGAYKQGSNPRIDKAVKLIEGVNQFLKQAVEDGASFNQCLRQMQGLLANY is encoded by the coding sequence ATGAGCGCCTACGAGTTGAATCTGGAAAAATACTCCGATCTTCTAAGCACCGTGCATCTGACAAAAGACAGCGGCAAGGTGACCGAAGTGAACGGCATGATCATTAAAGGCTATTTGCCTGGAGCCAGCGTCGGCAGTATTTGTGAGATCACGCCTTCAGGGCTTGAGCGTTCCTTCCTGGCTGAAGTCGTCGGTTTTAAAGACAAACACGTTTTGATGATGCCTCTCAGTGATATGCGAGGCGTGGCTTTGGGTTCAAAAATCGTTTTGGCTCGTCAAATTGCCACGGTGAAAGCCGGTGATGAGCTCCTGGGCCGTGTTGTCGATGGCCTTGGTCGTCCGCTCGATCAACTGGGCGAGCTGGAAAATTTCAAAGAAGTTCCACTTTACAATGAAGTTAGAAATCCTCTCGAAAGAAGTCCGATCCGCAAGCCCCTCGATGTGGGGGTGCGCGCGATCAATGGGCTTTTGACGACAGGACAGGGGCAACGTATCGCCATCATGGCGGGTTCGGGTGTCGGTAAGTCCGTTCTTTTGGGTATGATGGCTCGCTATACCACGGCGGACGTCAACGTGATTGCTTTGATCGGCGAGCGTGGCCGTGAGGTTCGCGAATTTATCGAGCATGATCTCGGTCCTGAAGGGATGAAGAAGTCCATCGTTGTTTGCGTGACAAGCGACCAGAGCCCGCTGCTCCGGATGCGTGGAGCATTTGTGGCGACCGCGATTGCCGAGTACTTTTCTGCAAAAGGTAAAAATGTTCTTTTGATGATGGACTCGGTCACGCGCTTTGCGATGGCCCAGCGGGAAATCGGTCTCAGCACCGGTGAACCGCCGTCTTCAAAGGGTTATACGCCAAGTGTGTTCTCGACATTGCCGAAGCTCTTAGAGCGTGCCGGTTCTTTTGAGGGCGAGGGCAGCATCACGGGTTTTTATACGACGTTGGTGGATGGCGATGACATGAATGATCCTATCGGGGATGCGGTTCGCTCCATCGTCGACGGGCATATTGTTTTGAGTCGTAGTATCGCACAAAAAGGTCACTTCCCGGCGATTGACGTTCTTCAAAGCGCAAGTCGTGTTATGAGAAATGTCAGTTCTCCGGAGCACGTGAAGATGGCGCAGAAAATGCGCGAGATCCTTGCGACCTATCGTGAGGCCGAAGACCTCATTAACATTGGTGCTTACAAACAGGGCTCGAACCCGCGTATTGATAAGGCTGTAAAACTTATCGAAGGCGTGAATCAGTTTTTGAAGCAAGCGGTTGAAGACGGTGCGAGCTTTAATCAGTGCCTTCGCCAAATGCAGGGCCTCTTAGCCAACTACTAG
- a CDS encoding flagellar assembly protein, with the protein MPWSRAVLPKIAAKEVVLEYVPKKFELGTPKQAQQYLEQKARGSDFRLNETIRIQTGVDEIEKASEEEKVEARALELLKDVQEGAYKEAYELGLSEGREEAFTKFSKEIEEKLGDIENLLKSLEEAKTEIINFNEAHMVQLIFHIANKLARVEVEKNDQSLIEVLRGAVTLAQDEENVTVRVATSQFEFVEEIKKQTGRQFEFLKKIKFEPSDEITKGGCIVETNYGEVDARVEQRVQSLWDTLAENIPKVKPKIAV; encoded by the coding sequence ATGCCATGGTCTAGAGCGGTTCTCCCTAAGATTGCTGCCAAAGAAGTGGTGCTTGAGTACGTACCTAAGAAGTTCGAACTCGGCACTCCGAAGCAGGCCCAACAGTACCTCGAGCAGAAGGCTCGTGGCAGCGATTTCCGTTTGAATGAAACAATCCGTATTCAAACCGGCGTTGATGAGATTGAAAAAGCGAGCGAAGAAGAAAAAGTCGAAGCTCGCGCTTTAGAACTTCTGAAAGACGTTCAAGAGGGTGCTTATAAAGAAGCTTACGAGCTCGGTCTGAGCGAAGGCCGTGAAGAAGCGTTCACAAAGTTCTCTAAAGAGATTGAAGAAAAGCTCGGCGACATCGAGAACCTATTGAAATCTCTTGAGGAAGCTAAAACTGAGATCATTAATTTCAATGAAGCTCACATGGTTCAGCTGATTTTCCATATTGCCAATAAACTGGCTCGTGTCGAAGTCGAAAAGAACGATCAAAGCTTGATCGAAGTGCTTCGTGGCGCTGTGACTCTCGCGCAGGACGAAGAGAACGTGACTGTGCGTGTGGCAACTTCTCAGTTTGAGTTCGTTGAAGAAATTAAAAAACAAACGGGCCGTCAATTTGAGTTCTTAAAGAAAATCAAATTCGAGCCAAGTGACGAAATCACTAAGGGTGGCTGTATCGTAGAAACAAACTACGGTGAAGTCGATGCCCGTGTCGAGCAGCGCGTGCAATCCCTGTGGGACACGTTGGCCGAGAATATTCCGAAAGTAAAACCAAAAATTGCCGTTTAA
- the fliG gene encoding flagellar motor switch protein FliG → MKLVKADNVEFESLRGFDKAAILINYLGKDALRVLLKRLDDGDIRKLINQMTKFRVVPVHVTKRVLEEYYEMISETEDYIFTEQTSSKDVIVDALGEERARGILGGLNITSGGQRSLESLEMVDAKSLATFLVNEHPQTVAVILAHLEPEKKGEVLKRLPEALQAEVVLRMANLEHVDPELIREIDKVLKHQLANTATVEQSALGGVQPVAEMLNVMDKNTETSIMSRLEEKDPLLAEEIRKLMFVFDDIVKIDDRGIQALLKEVPNDKLLLALKTASEDIRTKIFKNISARAAEMLREDLGNMGPSRLSDVEGAQQEIVNAARRLEAEGKILIARGGSEDAMV, encoded by the coding sequence ATGAAACTCGTAAAAGCGGATAATGTTGAGTTCGAGAGTCTTCGCGGCTTCGATAAAGCCGCAATCCTGATCAACTATCTCGGGAAGGACGCTTTGCGCGTTCTTCTTAAACGTTTGGACGACGGGGACATTCGTAAGCTCATCAATCAGATGACGAAGTTCCGTGTAGTGCCTGTTCACGTCACAAAACGTGTTCTTGAAGAATATTACGAAATGATTTCTGAGACCGAAGATTACATCTTCACCGAACAAACTTCGAGCAAAGACGTGATCGTTGATGCTTTGGGTGAAGAGCGTGCCCGCGGTATCCTCGGGGGTTTGAATATTACTTCCGGTGGTCAGCGCTCGCTGGAATCCCTTGAGATGGTTGACGCGAAATCATTGGCTACATTTTTGGTGAATGAGCATCCGCAGACGGTTGCGGTGATCCTCGCTCACTTAGAGCCTGAGAAAAAAGGCGAGGTTCTGAAACGTCTTCCAGAAGCGCTGCAAGCCGAAGTGGTTTTGCGTATGGCGAACTTGGAACACGTCGATCCAGAGCTGATCCGTGAAATCGATAAAGTATTGAAACACCAGTTGGCAAATACAGCGACTGTCGAACAATCCGCACTCGGTGGGGTTCAGCCAGTGGCCGAAATGCTCAACGTTATGGACAAAAACACGGAGACTTCGATCATGTCTCGCCTCGAGGAGAAAGATCCTCTCTTGGCAGAAGAGATTCGCAAGCTCATGTTCGTCTTCGACGACATCGTCAAAATCGACGACCGTGGTATTCAGGCTCTTCTCAAAGAGGTTCCGAACGACAAGCTTTTGCTCGCCCTCAAAACGGCCAGCGAAGATATTCGTACAAAGATCTTCAAAAATATCTCAGCTCGTGCGGCCGAGATGTTGCGCGAAGATTTGGGGAACATGGGACCTTCTCGTCTGTCCGACGTAGAGGGAGCACAACAAGAGATCGTCAATGCGGCTCGCAGACTCGAAGCCGAAGGAAAGATCTTGATTGCACGAGGCGGTTCAGAAGATGCCATGGTCTAG
- the fliF gene encoding flagellar M-ring protein FliF — protein MNKIFGGIIIQFREFFKNLGPTKKLSIVAVTVIALITLLTMVFMASGRDYVPLFTNIAPDQITTMAAKLNEKNIPYRLSEDGKSINVPKELLHSTQMTLMSEVGSAKMGSVGLELFEKQDFGINSYAQKINYQRALQGELMRAINTLTAVKQSKVILALPNKKTFLEEGGQPTASVVLELHQGKELSADQIRGIRYLVANAVEGLDADRVTVLDERGKVLTRKSDGAAGGSDELMDLKAKVENEFQDRIESILSKVVGHAKVIAKVDATLNHRTVSSVEELVDPDKTAIRSQQSEEESLDGARTNPAGVPGSRANLPGAEDAGQVGFKQDVKKEIKTTNFEVPKTVRNVKEGAGNLERLSVAVVVDGITQTVTKDDGTTETKYVPRSAEELQKYESLVKNAIGFNAARGDSVKIENIQFQSEDFSESEKLLTNLERKKFIHALFKWALLGFTLVLFFFIVVRPFMQWITDSFQDSVEEMLPRTIEELEELQSVDNTLPGMSSALPVLQESIDPEKAESELLKDRIMGILNQDEEKAGNAFGMWLVRKDDR, from the coding sequence TTGAATAAGATTTTCGGCGGAATCATAATTCAATTCAGAGAGTTCTTTAAGAACCTTGGTCCAACCAAGAAACTCTCTATTGTAGCTGTCACAGTGATTGCCTTGATCACTTTGTTGACGATGGTGTTCATGGCTTCGGGCCGTGACTATGTGCCATTGTTCACAAACATTGCTCCTGATCAAATCACGACAATGGCTGCAAAGTTGAACGAGAAGAATATCCCGTATCGCTTGAGCGAAGACGGTAAATCCATCAACGTGCCAAAAGAACTTTTGCACTCGACTCAAATGACTTTGATGTCAGAAGTCGGTTCTGCAAAAATGGGTAGCGTGGGTCTTGAGCTTTTCGAGAAGCAAGACTTCGGTATCAACTCTTATGCACAAAAAATCAATTATCAACGCGCCCTTCAAGGTGAGTTGATGAGAGCCATCAACACTTTGACCGCCGTGAAACAATCCAAAGTGATCTTGGCTTTGCCAAATAAGAAAACCTTCCTTGAAGAGGGCGGCCAACCGACAGCCTCTGTTGTATTGGAACTTCATCAGGGGAAAGAACTCAGTGCTGATCAAATCCGTGGTATCCGTTACTTGGTCGCTAACGCCGTAGAAGGCCTCGACGCGGATAGAGTCACTGTTTTGGATGAGCGTGGTAAAGTTCTAACTCGTAAGTCAGACGGCGCTGCCGGCGGTTCTGACGAGTTGATGGATTTGAAAGCTAAAGTTGAAAACGAATTCCAAGACCGCATCGAGTCTATTTTGTCAAAAGTTGTCGGGCACGCGAAAGTCATCGCGAAAGTCGACGCAACTTTGAATCATAGAACTGTGAGCTCTGTGGAAGAACTTGTGGATCCAGATAAGACGGCAATCCGTTCTCAGCAAAGTGAAGAAGAATCTTTGGATGGCGCCCGCACAAATCCAGCCGGGGTTCCAGGTTCTCGTGCCAACTTGCCAGGTGCTGAAGACGCCGGCCAAGTGGGCTTTAAACAAGACGTTAAAAAAGAAATCAAGACAACAAACTTCGAAGTTCCTAAGACAGTTCGTAACGTGAAAGAGGGCGCTGGTAATCTTGAGCGCTTGAGCGTGGCGGTTGTCGTCGACGGGATCACTCAAACAGTGACGAAAGACGACGGGACGACAGAAACCAAGTACGTTCCTCGTTCTGCCGAAGAACTTCAGAAATATGAGTCTCTCGTAAAGAATGCAATCGGATTTAATGCCGCTCGCGGTGACAGTGTTAAAATTGAAAACATCCAGTTCCAGTCTGAAGACTTCTCAGAATCTGAAAAGCTCCTCACGAACTTAGAGCGTAAGAAGTTCATCCATGCTCTCTTCAAATGGGCGTTGTTAGGCTTCACATTGGTTCTTTTCTTCTTCATCGTGGTTCGTCCATTCATGCAATGGATTACAGACAGCTTCCAGGATTCAGTGGAGGAAATGTTGCCGCGAACCATTGAGGAACTCGAAGAATTGCAGTCGGTGGATAATACTCTGCCGGGTATGTCTTCGGCGTTGCCAGTGTTACAGGAGTCTATTGATCCTGAGAAAGCCGAAAGTGAGCTTCTTAAGGACCGTATCATGGGCATCTTGAATCAAGATGAAGAAAAAGCCGGTAATGCGTTTGGTATGTGGTTGGTAAGAAAGGATGATCGATAA
- the fliE gene encoding flagellar hook-basal body complex protein FliE — protein MAGFTVTNANKFLDTGAIRDSKSLTIDQPMSPGGSVGEAQGSFADTLKSAIDNVNQLQKSSDKAAQDLATGRTDNVADVMIATEKADIALRVMVQVRNKIIDAYQEIMKMQV, from the coding sequence ATGGCTGGTTTCACTGTAACAAACGCAAATAAATTCTTAGACACGGGTGCGATTCGTGATTCGAAATCACTGACAATTGATCAACCCATGTCACCAGGTGGATCGGTTGGCGAAGCTCAAGGAAGTTTTGCCGACACTCTGAAGTCCGCGATCGATAACGTCAATCAATTGCAAAAATCATCTGATAAAGCGGCACAAGATTTAGCAACTGGCAGAACTGACAACGTCGCTGATGTGATGATTGCTACTGAAAAAGCAGACATCGCATTGCGTGTGATGGTGCAAGTACGAAACAAGATTATTGATGCTTATCAAGAAATCATGAAGATGCAGGTTTAA